DNA sequence from the Cohnella herbarum genome:
CTGCTCCCCCGTGTCCGGATTCCAACGCGAGACGGCTCCGCCTCCCCAATGGGCGATCCATAACATGCCTTCCGAATCGATCGTCATTCCGTCCGGCAGTCCCGCGGATTCCGCAAACCGGATAATCGTTTCCCGATTGCGGATCTGCCCCGTTGAAGGCTCGAAATCGAAAGCGTCGACGCGTCGAGTCGGTGTATCGATATAATACATCCGTTGCTTCCGTTCATCCCAAGCTAGGCCGTTAGAGCAACCGATCCCGGTTAACTCCATCCGAAGTTGTCCACCCTGTTCAAGCATGTACAAAGCTCCCGCGCCCGGAGAATCGTCCATGCTCATCGTTCCGGCCCACAGTCGGCCTTGAGGGTCGCATTTGGCATCATTCAGCCGATTGCGGGGAAGATCGGGCTCTACCGTTTCAATCTGCTCCAGAACCCCATTCTCTGGATCAAAACTATAGATCCCGCCTTGCATCGCCAACACCCATCCCTT
Encoded proteins:
- a CDS encoding SMP-30/gluconolactonase/LRE family protein — protein: MNVIAELVMNVQAKLGEGPHWDEQSQSLLWVDITGRKIHVYDPKNDRETTFDFDRMVSAVIPAQDKGWVLAMQGGIYSFDPENGVLEQIETVEPDLPRNRLNDAKCDPQGRLWAGTMSMDDSPGAGALYMLEQGGQLRMELTGIGCSNGLAWDERKQRMYYIDTPTRRVDAFDFEPSTGQIRNRETIIRFAESAGLPDGMTIDSEGMLWIAHWGGGAVSRWNPDTGEQIGEVTVPAWHVTSCAFGGPDLSDLYITSAREGMSREQLDRYPLSGGLFKVKTDVTGIRANRFGTRAEAGSRL